Proteins encoded together in one Camelina sativa cultivar DH55 chromosome 9, Cs, whole genome shotgun sequence window:
- the LOC104715554 gene encoding disease resistance-like protein CSA1 produces MEEVSSSSSEVKAIPLPPQHQVFVNFRGEELRNNFVSHLRSTFERHGVNIFIDTNEERGKHLNVLFERIEDSRIALAIFSVRYSESQWCLNELLKMKECMDNGKLLIIPIFYKVTAADVRYQKGLFGYFFKQMHHVDVRKKNQWSEALNSVADRFGFPFDGKRLWILKDLEAEENNYGSGVASFVVIVSGSVLTLVSESGCNNARQLFPPFAVCLDIGVKLVVMVKFGNT; encoded by the exons ATGGAGGAggtctcttcttcctcttccgagGTCAAAGCAATTCCCTTGCCGCCGCAGCATCaagtttttgtaaatttcaGAGGAGAAGAGTTACGGAACAACTTCGTTAGCCATCTCAGAAGTACATTTGAGAGGCATGGGGTCAACATCTTCATAGACACGAATGAGGAAAGGGGCAAACATTTAAATGTGCTTTTCGAGAGAATTGAAGATTCGAGGATTGCTTTGGCTATTTTTTCCGTAAGGTACAGCGAGTCGCAATGGTGCTTGAACGAGCTGCTGAAGATGAAGGAGTGTATGGACAATGGGAAACTCCTCATCATTCCCATCTTCTACAAGGTTACAGCAGCTGACGTTCGGTATCAAAAGGGACTATTCGgttattttttcaaacaaatgCACCATGTTGATGTTCGCAAGAAAAACCAGTGGTCTGAAGCTTTGAACTCTGTTGCAGACCGGTTCGGCTTCCCCTTCGATGGAAAGAG ATTAtggattttgaaggatttggaGGCTGAGGAGAACAATTATGGTTCAGGCGTTGCCAGTTTCGTCGTGATTGTCTCCGGCAGTGTTCTTACTCTCGTTTCTGAGTCGGGTTgcaacaatgccagacaactaTTTCCCCCCTTCGCCGTTTGTTTAGACATCGGCGTCAAACTCGTCGTGATGGTTAAGTTCGGTAATACTTAG
- the LOC104715553 gene encoding receptor-like protein kinase FERONIA, with product MKKITEGRFRLSLLLLLLSAATSLISAIDYSPTEKILLNCGGASDLVDTDNRTWISDVKSKFLSSPSGDSKTSPALTQDPSVPEVPYMTARVFRSPFTYTFPVASGRKFVRLYFYPNSYDSLNATNSLFSVSSGPYTLLKNFSAAQTAEALTYAFIVKEFVVNVEGGTLNMTFTPETSPANAYAFVNGIEVTSMPDIYSSTDGTLSMVGSSGAVTIDNSTALENVYRLNVGGNDISPSADTGLFRSWYDDQPYIFGAGLGIPETADPNMTIKYPTGTPTYVAPVDVYSTARSMGPTAQINQNYNLTWIFSIDSGFSYLVRLHFCEVSPNITKINQRVFVIYLNNQTAEPEADVAGWTSGNGIPYHKDYVVNPPDGKGQQDLWLALHPNTINKPEYYDAILNGLEIFKMNTSDGNLAGPNPIPGPQVTADPSKVLPARSKKSKSHTAVVAGAASGALVLALIIGFCVFGAYRRRKSGDYQPAXSPACLKAE from the coding sequence ATGAAGAAGATCACAGAGGGACGATTccgtctctctcttcttcttctactattaTCTGCAGCAACTTCTTTAATCTCAGCTATCGACTACTCTCCCACAGAGAAGATCTTATTAAATTGCGGTGGCGCTTCTGATCTCGTCGACACTGACAACCGTACATGGATCTCCGATGTCAAATCAAAATTCTTGTCTTCTCCCTCAGGAGACTCAAAAACATCTCCAGCGTTAACACAAGATCCTTCCGTTCCCGAAGTTCCTTACATGACGGCTAGAGTTTTCCGATCTCCTTTCACTTACACTTTCCCCGTCGCGTCAGGTCGCAAGTTCGTTCGTCTTTACTTTTACCCTAACTCTTACGATAGCCTCAACGCTACAAACTCGCTCTTCTCCGTCTCCTCTGGTCCTTACACTCTTCTCAAAAACTTTAGCGCTGCTCAGACCGCTGAAGCGTTGACTTACGCTTTCATCGTCAAGGAGTTTGTTGTCAACGTTGAAGGTGGGACGTTGAACATGACGTTCACACCGGAGACGAGTCCGGCTAATGCGTATGCGTTTGTTAATGGGATTGAGGTGACTTCGATGCCTGATATTTATAGTAGTACTGATGGGACTTTGTCTATGGTGGGATCATCTGGTGCTGTTACTATTGATAACAGTACTGCTCTTGAGAATGTTTATAGGCTCAACGTTGGAGGGAATGATATCTCTCCTTCTGCTGATACGGGTTTGTTCAGGTCTTGGTATGATGATCAGCCTTATATCTTTGGTGCAGGCCTTGGGATTCCTGAGACTGCTGATCCCAACATGACCATTAAGTACCCTACAGGGACTCCTACTTATGTTGCTCCTGTGGATGTTTATTCAACAGCAAGGTCTATGGGTCCAACTGCTCAGATTAATCAAAACTATAATCTCACTTGGATTTTTAGTATTGACTCTGGGTTTAGTTACCTAGTCAGGCTTCATTTCTGTGAGGTTTCTCCCAACATCACTAAGATCAACCAACGTGTGTTTGTAATCTACCTCAACAATCAAACAGCTGAGCCTGAAGCTGATGTTGCTGGCTGGACGTCAGGTAACGGGATTCCGTATCATAAAGATTACGTGGTGAATCCTCCTGATGGGAAGGGACAGCAAGATCTGTGGCTTGCTCTTCATCCAAACACGATTAACAAGCCTGAGTATTATGATGCTATTCTTAATGGACTTGAGATATTCAAGATGAATACCTCTGATGGTAATCTTGCAGGTCCTAATCCTATACCTGGTCCGCAGGTGACTGCTGATCCTTCTAAAGTCCTACCCGCGCGTTCTAAGAAATCAAAGAGCCATACGGCTGTTGTTGCTGGTGCAGCCAGTGGTGCGCTTGTTCTGGCACTTATCATTGGTTTCTGTGTCTTTGGTGCTTACCGTAGACGTAAGAGTGGTGATTACCAGCCTGCTNTGTCTCCTGCGTGCCTAAAAGCAGAATAA